A stretch of the Filimonas lacunae genome encodes the following:
- a CDS encoding winged helix-turn-helix transcriptional regulator — protein MGCKIEEFQKDQKQRMRAVQDSMDALNGKWKIAIISSICCYGKRRFSDILNDIEGVSNRMLSKELKELEINQLIKRTVLDTQPITVQYELTEHGNTLQTIISNLADWGIVHREKIVGKKCPISVE, from the coding sequence ATGGGGTGTAAGATAGAAGAGTTCCAAAAGGACCAAAAGCAAAGAATGAGGGCCGTACAGGATTCAATGGACGCATTAAATGGGAAATGGAAGATTGCTATTATCTCGTCTATTTGCTGTTATGGTAAAAGGCGATTTTCAGACATACTGAATGATATAGAAGGAGTTTCCAACAGAATGTTGAGCAAAGAATTGAAGGAATTAGAAATAAACCAATTGATCAAACGAACCGTTTTAGACACGCAACCTATAACGGTTCAATATGAACTTACGGAGCACGGCAATACACTGCAAACCATTATCAGCAATCTTGCAGATTGGGGAATTGTACATCGAGAGAAAATTGTCGGGAAAAAATGTCCAATCTCGGTTGAGTGA